Below is a genomic region from Hyalangium minutum.
CCGCGCACGACTCCGGATCATCCAGCTTGCACTCCTTGTCATCACCGCAGGCCACCACCAGCAGGGACAGGAGCGCGGGACCGATTCGCTTCACCATATTCAGGACTTCTCCCGTGTGAGCTTCCCGGAAGAGACCCGCGCGTCGGTCATTCAGCCACACCTACAAGTCCGCAGGACTGCCTACTCTCCACGCGGCGGAAGCAGATGCGATCACCCTCGTTCATGGGGCTGGGTCTACCGCCGCCGGCCCCCGCCGCCGCCGAACAACACCAGCAGCACGCCGCCCGCCAGCGCCGCGCCCCCACCCGCCAGGTAGAGCGTGGTGCGCTCGGAGTAGCGGCCCGTCAGCGCCTCGGTGGCGCGCTCCGTCAGCGAATCCTTCGCCTTCAGCCCCATCCACAACACCACCGCACCCGCCACAGCGAGCATGACTCCCAGAACCCGGGCTCCCACGTTTCCTCCTTGGCTGCCCCTCGGGGCGCGGCCCGTAAGATACGCAGGATGGACCGCGAGCCCGCAGATTTTTCGATATGCAGCGGGGCCCATGCGCTACACCCCCATCATCGGAACCCTCGGCTATGTGCTGTCCCCGGACGGGGCGCGCGTCCTGCTGATCCACCGCAACGCGCGCCCAGACGACGCTCACCTGGGCAAGTACAACGGGCTGGGAGGGAAGATGCAGGCGGACGAGGACGTCGTCTCCTGCATGCGCCGCGAGATCCGCGAAGAGGCAGGCATCGAGTGCGAGTCGCTCCGGCTGCGTGGCACGATCAGCTGGCCCGGCTTCGGCCCCAAGGGCGAGGACTGGCTGGGCTTCGTCTTCCTCATCGATCGCTTCACGGGCACGCCGCTCGAGCGCAACGCCGAGGGCGAGCTGTCCTGGGTCCCGGTGAAGGACATCCTCTCCTTGAACCTGTGGGATGGGGATCGGCACTTCCTCCCGCTGGTGTTCGACGCGGATCCGCGCGCCTTCCACGGCGTCATGCCGTACGCTGGAGGCCGCGCGCTCAGCTGGAGCTTCACCCGGATCTGAGGTGTCCCGTGGGGTCGGATCCGGGGAGATCCGGCCTGATCAGGCCAGATTCAGTCACTCTGGGTGTGATCCACCCTACCTGGTACGGTCGAGACGCTGGATCATCCCTGGGGAAGCTGTAGTACCTTCCCGCCGTCTTCCAGGAGGCCTTGTCTGGTGTCAGCCCTTCCCAGTTGGTTGGATTCGCTGCTCGCGCGTTTGGGATTCACCGAGTGGGTGAACGAGCTGCGCGCGGTGCTGCGTCGAGGCTGGCCCGGCAAGCCGATGGATGCGCAACCCGCAGTCCGCAGTGAGCCTTCGCAGTCCCCTCCCACCGAGTCCACAATGCCCAAGAAAGCCAAGATCCAGAAGACCTCCCGTCCCCAGCGTGCCAAGACCGCCAAGAAGGCCGCGGCCAAGCCCGCCGCCAAGAAGGCCGCGGCCAAGCGTGGCGCCTCCGCGAGCAAGCGCAGCACCGGCGCGTCGCGGGCCGCCACCACGGAGGCCGTGAAGCAGTTGGTGGATGCGCTGCAGGCGCACCCCCAGCAGAAGGATCTGTTGACGGCCGGGCAGCAGCAGAAGGATCAGCTCCTGCGCTCGCTGATCCCGCTGTACCTGGCGCGCTCGCTGGGCGTGGAGGTGACGTCTGGCACCACCTCGCGCTTCTGGAGCAAGTTCGGCGTGAGCTACGCGGCCCCCAACGCCGCCAAGGCGCTGCGCATCCACACCGGCTACGCCTCGGAGACGAAGAAGGGCCGCGCCATCACCGCCAAGGGCATCCGCTACGTCGAGGACGCGATCGCCCGCGGTTGATTGTCGTGAGTGAGCGCCTGGAAGCTCCGGCAGACTTCCAGGCGCTCCACCTCCGCCCGCCTTACAGCTTGGAGGGCTCGGAGGCGCGGTAGTGCTTGAAGTAGAAGTCGTCCGAGTCCGGCCAGTCGTTGTCACACATCTGGACGTGGATCTGTCCGCTCACGCCGGGCGCCACGCCACTGTCGACGTCCCAGAGGGTGATGCCCTCCAGCTCCTCGTAGGAGCCGTGATCCACCTGCACACCGAACGCGGTCTGCAAGCGGCCGTTGAACACGTCCATCACGTAGACAGCACCCGCGCTGTCCGAGACCAGGTAGAGCTTGCCGGTGTTAGAGAACTCGGCGCCCTGCAACGAGGTCAGGCTGACGGGATTGCCGTACTTGTCCTTGATCTGGATGCGGCTGACGAAGCTCAGGTTGAGCTGCCACGCACTGTTCACGTAGGCGAGCGACCACGAATACTTGTTGATGTAGCTGGCGTCGAAGGCCGAGGCGTAGAGGTGGCCGTCCCTCGGGTTGTAGGCCACCCACGGGCAGCTCTCACCCTGGTCGGAGATGCCAGCGTCCGGGACGATGGCGTAGGCGTAGGGCGTGAGCGAGGTGTTCATGACGCCGAAAGAGCACCATGAACCGCTGCCGCCGTTCCTCTCCAGCGGAATGAAGAGATATCCCGCGCCGTAGCTGATGTCGCCCAGGTGGTTGTAGAGCCCCGCCCACGGATTGCTGGCGGTGTAGCTCGGGTTGTCATTGAGGCTGGAGCCGACCGGGACGCGCCAGATGTTGTTCGTGTTGGTCAGGAACCAATAGTTGCTGTCATGCGTGACGCCCTGGGTGTCGTTCGAATAGCCGCCGGAGTACGTGCGATCGGACGGGAAGTCCCCCAGCGCGCCGATGGACGGAGTGCCCCAACGAAAGCGGTGAGAGAAGTCCACGCGCGAGTCCCCGCCGGTGTTGATGCTCTCGCAGCGGGCCGTGTACCAATTGAGCACCTCGAAGGTCCACCGCTGCCAGTAGCGCGGGGCCACGGTGTTCACGGCGTTCGTCACCCACGCGGAGCCGTTCCAGGACTTGGTGGTGTACGTGGCGCTCTGGTTCTGCGAGGCCGCAAAGCACGTGCTCTCGTAGAACATGGCGTAGACAGCACCCGCATCAGCCCAGCCCACGTTGGTGGGGCACCACACGCTGTCCACGGTGCTCCAGGTGCAGAAGTTCTGCTGGAACCACAGCGCGTCGGCGTTCCAGTCGATGAGCGGGGCGAAGCTCGAAGCACCCGACTCGGGCTTGCGCTCGGGAGGAGGAGGCGGCGCCCAGGGGACCATGGACACGGGCTGGCCCGGAGCGGCCTTCTGGACGGAGGCAGCCTCGAGGAGCGACGCGGGAACGGGCTCGCTGGGCCCGGCGAGCTGCCGGAAACGCTCGATGGGCGAGAGGCCCTGGAGCGCCTCCAGGTCGAGCTGCTTCTCCAGATCCTGGGCGGAGCCGATCTCGCGCAGGTTGATGGCACCATCAGAGAACTGCCAGAACTCGACGCTGTGGGTGGTGGACAGGCGCACCTGGGCAACGATCTTGCCGTCCACCTGATCCTTCATGCTGAGCAGGGCCTGGGAGGTCTGGAGCGACGCGGCGGACTCCTCGGAGTCATCGACGCCTCCGCAGCCGAGGGCGAGACCTGAGAGAGCGCTGAAGACGCAGGCAAGGATCCACTTCGAGGCGTTGAGGGGCATGAGCGCGGCTTCTAGCGATGTCATGATTTCAAGACAATGCTGGTTTCCCATGGCTGGTTGGCATGGTGAGAAACGATCCCTGGGGCTACGCTGGTCCGCATGCTGGGTGAGTTCGAAAGGCGGCCCGTGGACTGGATGCAGTTGGCATCCGGCAGACGGCACTTGGCGTGGATGCAGGCCGACGCCGCGACCCACCAGATCGCCCAGCGCCTGAGCGTCCTGAGTTTGTGGGCGCAAGGGCGGACCATCGACGGACCCAAGCATCACAACACCTTGCTGGAGGCGTGGACGTAGATCAGGTGTTCCGGAGCACGATCGCCGCCAACAAGGCGACCGCACCGGCGAACCGAGGGGGTCGGCCTCCGGTTCCGGTACCTGGGATGCCCTCTCCCTTCGCCAAGGTGGCCGATCTCATGACTGATGAGACGATCCGCATCGCCCGCGACTTCCGGCCGACGCTGGTCATCTACCCTCGGCTTCACGTGCTGGGCCGGCTCGTCGCGGACCTCCTGGGGGTCCCGGTGGTAGCGCACTCTCCAGGCCTGCCACTCGATCCTGAGGCACGGCTGGGCTCCCTGGAGTGGCTGCTGCTCCCCTCGACGTGTGAGCGCCAGGGACGCACCCTCGAGCTGACCCGCCCTGCGGCGCAGATCCACCCCACTCCGCCGAGCATGCTCAGCGACGCATTCCCTCCAGGCTGGTCCACGCGCTACGTGCCCTTCAACGGCTCAGGTGGCGCGCTCCCCTCCTGGCTCCTCCAGCCGCCCACGCGCCCACGGGTCTGCGTGACGCTGGGCTCGGTCGTGCCGGGGATGGGCGGTGTGGGTTTCTTGAAGCACGTGGTGGAGGCACTGGCCGAGCGTGACGTGGAAGCCGTGCTCGCGCTCGGCGGCGCGGATCTGCAGGCGCTGGGGCCCCTTCCCGCCAACGTGCGCGTCACGGGCTGGGTCCCCCTCAATGAGCTGCTCCCCAGTTGCAGCGCGATCGTGCACCACGGAGGAGCGGGCACGACCTGGACGGCGCTCGCGCTCGGCATTCCGCAGCTGATCCTGCCCCAGGGCGCGGATCAGCCAGACAACGCCGAGGCTGCTCAGCGTCGCGGGGTGGCAGTGTCGATCACACCGGTTCCAGAGACCCGAGAGCCCATCGAAGCGGCGCTGGATCGGGTGCTCAAGGACGGTGAGATGCGAGCGGCCGCGCGCGCTGTTCAGGAGGAGATCGCCGGGCTCCCCTCGCCTCATGACCTGATCGAGCGGCTCGCCGCGCTCACATAACGCTCGAGTTGTAAGAGTGCTGGTCCGTTCGATCATCGCCGCCGATCTCTAGAAGGCAGGTTCGCCTCGATGCCGTCGAGCAGGTAGTCCAGCCCCAGCTCGAAGATCTCGGCGGCGTCGAGGTGCCGCGCGTCCCGCACGGCTTCGGCAAGGGTCTCGTAGCGGCCGGTCGCCAACATCCGCTCGAGGTACGGGCCTGAGGCGGCCTGCCACTGCGCCTCGCTCTTGCCGGAGGCCCGCTCGGCGCGGCGTTCGGCGACCTCCTTGCGGACGGCGCCGTTGAGGACCAGCGCCAGGGCCTCGGTGATCCGCATCGCCGTGTCGATGTCGGGAACGCCTGGGTCGGATCGGATCGCGGCGAGCAGGGCGTCGGCGTGGGCCAGGGTGGCCGGGCCGAGGTGGGGGCGGCCGCCGAGCAGGTCGGCGAACCACTCATGGGCCAGGGCCGCTTCGCGCACGCCCCGGGCGGCCGAGCGCACGGCCTCCCGCCAGGTCCGCCCCGCAGGGGCGGGCATCTCGGCGTACACGGCGTCGACCATGAGCAGCAGCAGCTCCTCCTTGGTGTCGACGTACCGGTAGAGCCGCATCGGCCCAGCGTCCAGCGCGGCGGCGACTTTGCGGATCGAGACGGCTTCCAACCCTTCGGCATCTGCGAGGGCTACCGCCGCGGCCACGATCCGGGCCCGGCTCAGCAGGCTCGGGGCCGGCCGCTCCGGCGGCTCGGGCCGATCCCATACGAGTGTGCTGTCCGACAACTCACACCTCCTTGGCCTTGAACCATACACTGCCCCAGGCGATACAGTGTATATCTCCATACGCTGTATCGAAAAAGGGAACCTCATGATCGCCATCATCGGCGCCGGTCCCGGCGGCCTCACGCTCGCCCGCCTCCTCCACGTCAACGGCATCGAATCCGTCGTCTACGAGCGGGACGCCTCCCGCACCGCCCGCCCCCAGGGCGGCATGCTCGACATCCGCGCCGGCAGCGGCCAACTCGCCCTCCAGGAGGCCGGCCTCGAAGCCCCTTTCCGCGCGGCCGCCCGGCGGGAAGGACAGGACATGGTCCTGCTCGACCCGTCCGGGACCGTGCTGCTGCGCGAGGACACCCCTGACGACGCCGCCATGGACATGCCCGAGATCGACCGCACCGACCTGCGCAACCTCCTCCTCGACTCGCTGCCCGAGGGGACCGTCCAGTGGGGCAAGGCCCTTGTCGCGGCCGAACCGCTCGGCGAGGGCCGCCATCTGCTGCGCTTCGCCGACGGCACCGGCGCCGAGAGCGACCTCCTCGTGGGCGCTGACGGCGCGAACTCCAGAGTCCGGCCGCTACTGTGCGACGCCAAGCCCGCATACGCCGGCATCACCTACATCGAAGGCGCCATCCGCGACGCCGCCCGGACCCGCCCTGAGCTCGCGGCCCAGGTCGGCCGCGGCAACTACTGGGCCCTCGGCCCGGGCCTGCACCTCGCCGCCCAGCACAACGGCGACGGCACCATCAGGGTCTACATCGCTGCGCGCTGCCCCAAGGGCGCGCTCGACGGCATCGACACCGCCGATGCCGGGGCCGCGCTCCTCGACGGCTGGCACCCCGACATCGTGCGGCTCATCCGCGCCTGCGAACCGCCCTACGCCGTCCGCCCGATGACGGTCCTGCCGCTCGGTCTCGCCTGGGAGCCGCGACCCGGCGTCACCCTTATCGGCGACGCCGCGCACCTCATGCTGTCCACGGGCGTCGGCGCGAACCTCGCCATGCAGGACGCCGCCAACCTGGCGCGCGCAGTCGCCGCGCACCCCGGCGACGTCGACGGCGCGGTGGCCGCGTTCGAGCCGGTCATGCGCGAACGCGCGACGAGGACCGGGGAGCAGTCGAAGTCGCTCATGGACAGGATGTTCGCCGAGGACGCGGCGCAGAGCATGCTGCGGTTCTTCCGCGGCGAAGGTTAGGGCCTGGAGGGGGCGGGGAGCGGTGCTTGTTCCTGCTGTGACGATCCGAGTGACTGACGAGTCACGTCTCCTCGACGATCCGGAAAAGGCAAAGGCAGAAAGGCACACGAGGGGGTGACCGTCGAGCGCACCGTCACCCGGGCGTGGTACTCGCCCGGATTGCCATTTCGTCATCCATCACCGCTCTCCGCCGCCTCCCGTCAGTGGCACGGTAAGCCAGGGCCGCGGGTCGATGCCCCGCCCCCGCTTCGCTCCGATGCGCACGGCTCACCGCAAGCCCATGCGTCCGCGTTTGGTGCTCCCTTTTTCTTCCTGAGCCTCAAACCCATGCCGTATTGCCGCTTCGAGGATATCGATGTGAATGTCTTTGAGGGCCTTGAACCTGATGCAGTACCCAGTCACGCTTGCCTTGCCTAGCTTCTTTCCAAACGCTTTGGCCAGGTATGTCTTGTCCTTGATACCAAAGATATAGACAGAGATTCCGGTCTTGTTTGCGCTCATGCCGACTTGGAAGGAATCTCTCGTTGTTCCATCAGCGTATGCGATTGTGTGAAATCCATACCCGATCGTGGGGTTGCTGACAGTTTTACCCTTGCTGTCTTTGCCGTCGAAGAACCACAATTTACGTGCCGGCAACGCCTGAAGTATGAGCCGGTGCAACTCCTGCATGTCGCTGCGCTTTGCTTCAGGCTGGCTGGCAAGATGCTCTTTGATTTGTCCTTGTACGTTCATAACCGGGATTTCCCTTTTGATTCTCGTCCACGCGCGTGCCTTCCTCCCCAACGTAAGGGCGACGGGCGGTAGCGGCGCCGCGTGCGCCGACCCCGACGCGGAGGGCCGCTTCCCCAGCCTCGATGAGAGCGAGGACGATCCGCGCATCCGGCGAGATGCGGAACAGTTCTATCAGCGCCGAGCAGGTATGCCGCGTTCCGTGTCGGTTGCGCGACAAGCCTTGCCGCGATCGGCGCAATGATCTCCGCTCCGCGCCGGGTCAACTCGTCGGTCATGTGGAGGCCCGCCCATTCTCCGTCAGTCTCATGTCGGACGAGAGCATAAGGTGGAAGCCGCCGTCGCCCATCGGATTGCCCATGTGGTACTCGGAGGCCTCACTTGGAGACCGCCCCATGCAACTACGTACCCTCGCCCTCGCCAGCCTCGCCGCGCTCGCGGCCTGTAACAACGGCCTTCCCGAAACCGAGGAGGAGACCGGCGTCAGCACCGCCGCGGTGACGGTCACCCGGCTCTACGCCTCGGTGGGCGACAACGAGCTCAGCTTCGAGACGCTCGGTACTTTCGAGGAGCGCGATGGTGTCCGCGCCCTCATCATCCGCGCTACCGCGAACCGCTACCTCTCGGGCGTCCTGAGCTTCGTCCCCGACGACGCCTTCGGGGACGCGCACATCATCAGCGAGCGCCGCTTCGAGATCGTCCTCCACGAGGGCCACGAGCTCAACACCGTGCTCTCCGGCCTGCCGCTCTTCGTCCGCGTCGACACCTTCACGGGCACGCCGCGCTCGTACACCGCGCGCATCGTCATTGCCCCGCGGTTCTTCGACTTCCGCGGCGACAGCGGCATCTGGATCGACGAGGCGGTCAACCCCATCTACGTCGTCCAGGGCAACACCCACCTGATCTATCGCGGCCATGCCTCGGTGTCCGGGTACGTGGACTGGCTTTCCGTCACGGCGCCCGACGGCATCCCTCAGGTCTACGGCCGGCCCAGCTACCGCCTCGACTGGTCATATCCAGCACTGTACCAGGCCATCGACCCGCACACCGTCCCGCTCACCTTCAGCGCGGGCGCCGATGACGGCGTGGCCATGCAGAAGACGGCGCGCCTCGTCGCTCGCGTGACGGAGTTCGCGGTCACCGATGGCGACGCCTACGACGTCTGGCCCAGCCCCGACTGCGACCCCACCGTCTACAGCTGCTACCACTCACAGCCCGCAGGCACGACGGACTTCGGCCTCTGCGGCACCTACCGCCAGGTCCTGCGCTGCACGTACTAGAGCTCGCGCAGCACCGTCTGGCACAGGCA
It encodes:
- a CDS encoding DUF3185 family protein; its protein translation is MGARVLGVMLAVAGAVVLWMGLKAKDSLTERATEALTGRYSERTTLYLAGGGAALAGGVLLVLFGGGGGRRR
- a CDS encoding NUDIX hydrolase, with protein sequence MRYTPIIGTLGYVLSPDGARVLLIHRNARPDDAHLGKYNGLGGKMQADEDVVSCMRREIREEAGIECESLRLRGTISWPGFGPKGEDWLGFVFLIDRFTGTPLERNAEGELSWVPVKDILSLNLWDGDRHFLPLVFDADPRAFHGVMPYAGGRALSWSFTRI
- a CDS encoding FAD-dependent oxidoreductase, producing the protein MIAIIGAGPGGLTLARLLHVNGIESVVYERDASRTARPQGGMLDIRAGSGQLALQEAGLEAPFRAAARREGQDMVLLDPSGTVLLREDTPDDAAMDMPEIDRTDLRNLLLDSLPEGTVQWGKALVAAEPLGEGRHLLRFADGTGAESDLLVGADGANSRVRPLLCDAKPAYAGITYIEGAIRDAARTRPELAAQVGRGNYWALGPGLHLAAQHNGDGTIRVYIAARCPKGALDGIDTADAGAALLDGWHPDIVRLIRACEPPYAVRPMTVLPLGLAWEPRPGVTLIGDAAHLMLSTGVGANLAMQDAANLARAVAAHPGDVDGAVAAFEPVMRERATRTGEQSKSLMDRMFAEDAAQSMLRFFRGEG
- a CDS encoding DUF1801 domain-containing protein; translation: MNVQGQIKEHLASQPEAKRSDMQELHRLILQALPARKLWFFDGKDSKGKTVSNPTIGYGFHTIAYADGTTRDSFQVGMSANKTGISVYIFGIKDKTYLAKAFGKKLGKASVTGYCIRFKALKDIHIDILEAAIRHGFEAQEEKGSTKRGRMGLR
- a CDS encoding glycosyltransferase, producing MPSPFAKVADLMTDETIRIARDFRPTLVIYPRLHVLGRLVADLLGVPVVAHSPGLPLDPEARLGSLEWLLLPSTCERQGRTLELTRPAAQIHPTPPSMLSDAFPPGWSTRYVPFNGSGGALPSWLLQPPTRPRVCVTLGSVVPGMGGVGFLKHVVEALAERDVEAVLALGGADLQALGPLPANVRVTGWVPLNELLPSCSAIVHHGGAGTTWTALALGIPQLILPQGADQPDNAEAAQRRGVAVSITPVPETREPIEAALDRVLKDGEMRAAARAVQEEIAGLPSPHDLIERLAALT
- a CDS encoding TetR/AcrR family transcriptional regulator C-terminal domain-containing protein: MSDSTLVWDRPEPPERPAPSLLSRARIVAAAVALADAEGLEAVSIRKVAAALDAGPMRLYRYVDTKEELLLLMVDAVYAEMPAPAGRTWREAVRSAARGVREAALAHEWFADLLGGRPHLGPATLAHADALLAAIRSDPGVPDIDTAMRITEALALVLNGAVRKEVAERRAERASGKSEAQWQAASGPYLERMLATGRYETLAEAVRDARHLDAAEIFELGLDYLLDGIEANLPSRDRRR